The genomic region CTATGTGCTTCCATGCACACATACGGTTAAGAAATACGGTAAGAAATTGTTCAGCTCCTTCCTGATCAGGTTGATCAGGATTTGTGATCTCCCAGGTCTGCTCTCCAAGTAGTTTCTCATTGCAGAGCTTTATAAGGCGCTCTGCTTTTCTTAACATGCAGCACATCTAAATGTTATTCTTGGGGTCATTAAGCTTTAATCCTCTTGCTACTCTAGTTGTCTGGCTGTAGGGAAAGGTGTTAACTGCTATCTTTCCATGGTATTTAGGGCTACGTGGGATCTGACGTGATGTATGATGAGACAGCCATCTCCTCAGCCCCTCCTCCCTATACAGCTTATGCTACACCATCACCTGAGGTAAGAGTTGCAGTCAGGAAGCACTAAAATAATGGAGTAGCAGAAACAGCCATCCTTTAGGCACCCAAACTGTACTGCCAAAATGCTGTGTTTCACAGTCAGATCCTGCTTTAAGGTTTGTACAAATGGATGGTGGGAATGAGGCACTAGCAAAATATTATCACTCCTATTTGAGATGGATTTCCAATGAAAGGGGTCAGACAGATGTGGCTGGGAGATACATAAAGGGATGGATGCACAGTGAACTTAGAAAATTAAGCTACCTAGAGACAGGGAAGTTATTTGGTTAATCTGGAAAAATCTTGGCTGTGCAGCCTCTAGTATAAGGCGGTGTGCCCACACTTTCAAATTGTGTAAGCACTGGAAGGATATAAAATCAGGGGttttaaaaataggatttaatgACTGGAGCTGTCATTTGTACCACATGAAGACTTTGCTCTATACAGGATGTCATAGCAATAAATCAGCTCTAGCTCCTGGATGCACAGTTGTTCTGCATTGGAAAAGGAACAGAATGGGGGCTGTACCAATACACACTGCTGGGTGTTCTGACAAAGGTGCAGTTTGGGGGATTATTTCTTGTtgcactgctctgctgcagccattGTTAAGAAATAGATGTGGTACTGGGAGCTATATTAGCTCTGGGCTAGCACTGGGCTTTCTTTTTCAGAGAGCAAAATTGCTTTCAAAATATAAGGCTTGAATCATGAATCCAATGTTTACTTGCTGTGTGCTAGGGGAAAGCTGTTTGGAGATTTTTTGGGACCAGCTGTTGCCTACCTGACACTTCTGAGCTCTCCAGAGAGCTGTTATTGGCATGCAGGCAGAGAGGAGGAAGCTAGGGGTGAGAAGTGAGTACTGCTTAGTagcatttatttacttttttccaaGAAGCTGTTCTGAATCCTTTCCAGGGAGTAGTCTAGATCAGTACATACTGGGTATTTTAGTGAACCCTGAACTGCATTAGGAACAAGGGAGAATTGAACAAAGTACACCAACGGATATATGACAGAGAATACTCTTGTAATAAACATTTTGGACATTATTTCACCAGGTTTATGGCTACAGTCAGTACAATGGTGCATATCCTGCGACAGGTCCTCAAGTCTTCTATGCCTCCAATGGACAAGCCTATGCTGTTCCCTACCAGTACCCGTACCAAGGTAATCAGCATCAACCATTTCCCCTACATTCACCAAGAAGCTTCATCCCCTTAACATTAGAGAAGACCAAGTAATTGGCACATGAGGCTGGGTTCAGATGTAACATTTTCAATTTCCTTTACCACCTGCCACTTCTGCACAACAGAGTGATGGAAAGAAACCTAACTTGTAACTGGTACCAGAGTGCCCTCACCCTTCCTCAGCAAATTGAGCACAATGGAATTTAAGTGATTTAACCTTATGTGACCCCAGtgtatttaaattactttaGTAATTTATACTAAGTTATACTACTACTACACtactaataataaattatactaaataaaaaaatcttttcaaagcACACACAACTCTAACTACAATAGTCAGCACATTTTCTAAGGAAAGATAGGACAGTTAGAGGAAAATTAGCTCAGTACTCTGTATTGCGATTCATTTGATGCTCTTAACTGTAGTTTAATTTTTATCAACGCAGATATCTAGCTATTACCccagaattaaatgaaaatattccaaAGGTAAATCTActcccaaagcatggtattaaCTTGTTCCTTTTCTGCATGCTGGAATTGCTGTAAGAGGGTACATTCACAGCCTTGTGAAGTCTTCTATTACTGTTTAGGTTTGAGTAGCTTTCAGTCTCCGTAAAAGAGAAAGAGACTACAATTTTAGGGTGTGCTTTTAGCTAAATAACCTTAATTTAGGATTAACTTTGCATAGAGAACCCCAGTCCTACAGAATCAGGGGCTTAGGGTAACACAGGTAATATAAATCAGATgatataaacatataaacacTCATTTAGTAAATTACGATTGGCTCCTCAAACAAGAATCTattcttttccacttttttttttttttaccatttgaCATTTGTTAGGTTATTTCCTTTgccttttccactttttttttttttgtgacaagGGATGTGTACCAGCCAAGAGCTCTTAAAGCTTTTCCTCCTGTAAGTTAGAGGAGTGCTAAGATACGGGTCATGTACAAACATACAGAGGAAAGTGAGCTCTGTTGGTTCTCAGCAACTAAAAAGCAGCAACTTTCACCAATTTGGTGAAAGTCTGAAGAACCATTTGTAACTACCAGTGTGCCTTGGAAATCAAGTCACAGAAGTCTGTCTGATAAAAATACAGCCAGAAACAGTAACTCCTAAACAGTTCGAAAGGTTGGTGTGTTAAGGTACTAGTTATGGTTTGGGGATAGCAACCAAGCCTTGGTGTTTCCCTTCACTAGAGTTACTGCAACTAAATCTTACAGGGTCAAGTTCAGTCCTATCAACTAAAACTAACTTAACCCCTGTATCTTCAGCTTCCTTGCTTGCTTCATTCTCCTTCTCATGAGGTTCCCAGTGCTATCAGCTCCAGTTTCTGAGTGCCTAGCCATGATTGTTGAGTCAGTGAGATGCTTTACCATTTGAGTTAGATTACTTCAGTATGTTTCAAAAACCACTACAGTATCTTTGAAAATACTGAATCTTCCTGAAAtgtctgaaaaagaaagcaatactGTTACATTTGATTTGCAGATAGGAGCTAAGTCATAAAACTTATGGCAGGCAGAATTTAAACAACTTTGTTGCAGAGCAGGGGTCAATGGGTAATTTCTTGAGTCTTAGGTTAACCCCTTACTACTGGGTCAATCTTCATGAAAGATGTGGCAGCCGTCACCATACAAGGGACCACTGTAGAAGGCTGAATTGAAGTATTAAGGAGCAAGTATagagtaaatatatatttttttttaatcggcGAACAACTGACTtaaaagctaattttttttttttttgaaactttaCTATTTGCCTTAACTCCAAGTTTGAATAATTTTTTAGATCTATTCCCAGCATAAAAAACCCACCATCTGTTTGATGGAATGATACAAGTAATTCATAGGCTTTGCTAAAATAAATGCAGGACAATGTTCAATTTTACTTTTGTTACGAACTTTTCTGTAAGATTTGACTTCTTATGAGGCTAGGAATGCTGCTAGtcttctgtaactttttttttttgattatggGGGTTGAATCCAAAGCAGAGATGTATTCTACCTTTGTAGCTGACATCATCATAGCGTTCAACAGAAGGAATGGTCACATTTTGAAGTCCCAATGCATGACATTATGATCTACATTTCTTTTGCCTTCTTCCTAACAATCTCTTACTACCTAGGACCTTACGGCCAGCCCCCTGCAAACCATGTCATTATTCGAGAGCGGTACCGTGACAGCGATGGAGACCTTGCACTCAGCATGCTTGCTGGAGCAGCGACTGGAATGGCTCTGGGATCATTATTCTGGGTCTTCTAGACTACCCATTCCTAATCTTTGTAGTTCCAAAAACCTTTGTGTGCAATAATCTATTGGCAATGTTGTTTACTGTtcaacttttaaaatgcaatagTTATTTTTCAGTAGCAGCATCTTAATAACTGATTCTTAACTGTCCAAAGGAGAGTTTAAAGGCACTATTTAGTTAAGCAGTTAGAGAAGATGTGTTGAACTCTGTTCTGGTGTAGTAAGATCTGTAGTGATAAGGATCAATATGAGCACCAATGTAACACACTA from Anas platyrhynchos isolate ZD024472 breed Pekin duck chromosome 9, IASCAAS_PekinDuck_T2T, whole genome shotgun sequence harbors:
- the PLEKHB2 gene encoding pleckstrin homology domain-containing family B member 2 is translated as MAFVKSGWLFRQSTILRRWKKNWFDLWSDGRLIFYDDQNRHDIEDKIHMRIHCINLRVGNECRDFQPPEGKQRDCLLQIICRDGKTVNLCAESADDCLAWKIALQDARTHTGYVGSDVMYDETAISSAPPPYTAYATPSPEVYGYSQYNGAYPATGPQVFYASNGQAYAVPYQYPYQGPYGQPPANHVIIRERYRDSDGDLALSMLAGAATGMALGSLFWVF